One genomic region from Actinomycetota bacterium encodes:
- a CDS encoding M23 family metallopeptidase — MNRTAATRSAQPRAQTAVAQPPSSDSGQLAWPTAGRVTSGFGWRTHPVYRTRRLHAGIDIPAPTGQGIVAAADGVIVSAGWRGGYGNAVVIAHSDGLATLYAHQSRLAVRAGQRVRRGQVIGAVGSTGLSTGPHLHFEVRVNGVPRDPMRYY; from the coding sequence GTGAACAGGACCGCCGCGACGCGATCCGCCCAGCCGCGGGCGCAGACCGCGGTGGCCCAGCCGCCCTCCTCCGACAGCGGACAGCTGGCGTGGCCGACCGCCGGCCGGGTCACGTCCGGCTTCGGGTGGCGCACCCATCCCGTCTACCGCACCCGACGCCTGCACGCAGGCATCGACATCCCCGCCCCGACCGGGCAGGGGATCGTGGCCGCAGCGGACGGGGTCATCGTGTCCGCCGGGTGGCGCGGGGGGTACGGCAACGCCGTCGTGATCGCCCACAGCGATGGGCTGGCGACGCTGTACGCACACCAGTCGCGCCTGGCCGTCCGCGCGGGGCAGCGGGTGCGACGCGGCCAGGTCATCGGTGCGGTGGGCTCCACCGGCCTGTCGACCGGCCCCCACCTCCACTTCGAGGTCCGCGTCAACGGGGTCCCACGCGACCCCATGCGCTACTACTAG
- a CDS encoding protein-L-isoaspartate(D-aspartate) O-methyltransferase — MFLRRSRQDLVRAAARLGVRSQRVVAAMRAVDRAGFVPPGRERLAYRDRPILIDRRQATPQPSIVALMIQALELDGDERVLEVGTGVGYQAALLARLARDVFSVERSEDLAEQARSNLAHAEIANVTVVTDDPTRGLPEYAPFDAILVSAAAPEVAQPLGEQLVDGGRLVMPIGPGGEDLVTLFVRQEGRLRRVRVLTAASFAPLR, encoded by the coding sequence ATGTTCCTGCGACGTTCGCGTCAGGACCTGGTCCGGGCGGCAGCACGGCTCGGCGTCCGCAGCCAGCGGGTCGTCGCCGCCATGCGTGCGGTGGACCGTGCCGGGTTCGTCCCGCCCGGGCGGGAGCGCCTCGCCTACCGCGACCGCCCGATCCTGATCGACCGCCGTCAGGCCACGCCCCAGCCTTCGATCGTCGCGCTGATGATCCAGGCGCTGGAGCTCGACGGTGACGAGCGGGTGCTCGAGGTCGGGACCGGTGTGGGCTACCAGGCCGCGCTGCTGGCTCGTCTCGCCCGGGACGTCTTCAGCGTCGAGCGGTCCGAGGACCTGGCCGAACAGGCCCGCAGCAACCTCGCCCACGCCGAGATCGCCAACGTCACCGTCGTGACCGACGACCCGACGCGGGGTCTGCCCGAGTACGCCCCGTTCGACGCGATCCTGGTGTCCGCAGCCGCGCCGGAGGTCGCGCAGCCGCTCGGGGAACAGTTGGTCGACGGCGGCCGGCTGGTGATGCCGATCGGGCCCGGCGGCGAGGACCTCGTCACCCTCTTCGTGCGCCAGGAGGGCCGGCTGCGTCGGGTGCGGGTCCTGACAGCCGCGAGCTTCGCACCACTGCGGTGA